CTAGGAAGTAGAATGCACTCTGTTCTACTCACTCCCAAGATCCTagagaaaattttgcaaatacaggtccctctccctctccccctccccctccctctccctctccccctccctctccctctcctcactcgctttccacggtctccctctgttgccaaggctggactgtactgccgtgatctcggctcgctgcaacctccctgcctggttctcctgcctcagcctgccgagtgcctgggattgcaggcgcacgccgccatgcctgactggtttttgtatttttggtggagacggggtttcgccgtgttgaccgggctggtctccagctcctgacctcaagtgatctgcccgcctcggccacccgaggtgccgggattgcagacggagccttgctcactcagtgctcaatgttgcccaggctggagtgcagtggcgtgatctcggctcgctaaaacctccacctcccagccgcctgccttggcctcccaaagtgctgagattgcagcctctgcccggccgccaccctgtctaggaagtgaggagcgtctctgcccggccacccattgtctgggatgtgaggagctcgtctgcccggccgcccagtctgggaagtgaggagcgcctctgcctggccaccatcccatctaggaagtgaggaggtctctgcctggccgcatcgtctgggatgtggggagcgcctctgcccagccgccctgtctgggaagtgaggagcgcctctgcctggccgccaccccgtctgggatgtgaggagcgtctctgcctggccgccccgtctgggagtctcggaagtgaggagcacctctgcctggccaccaccctgtctgggaagtgaggagcgcctctgcccggccaccactccgtctgggatgtgaagagcgtctctgcctggccaccccatctgggaagtgaggagcgcctctgcctggccgccccgtctgggaggtgaggagtgcctctgcctggccgccaccccatctgggaagtggggagtgcctctgcctggcccccCCATCCGGGATGTGAgcagtgcctctgcctggccgccaccccatctgggaagtggggagcgcctctgcctggcacccccatccgggatgtgaggagcacctctgcccggctgccccgtctgggaagtgaggagcgcctctgcccagccgccccgtctgagaagtgaggagcgcctctgctcGGCAGCTGCCCTGTCTagaaagtgaggagcgcctcaGCCCGGCCACCCCGTatgggaagtggggagcgcctctgccctgcggctgccccgtctgggaggtggggagcgcctctgcccggcggccaccccatctgggaggtggggagcacctctgccctgcggccgccccgtctgggaggtggggagcgcctctgcctggcggccaccccatctgggaggtggggagcgcctctgcccagtggccaccctgtctgggaggtggggaccgcctctgcccggccgccccatctgggaggtgaggagcccctctgcctggccgccaccctgtctgggaggtgtacccaacaactcattgagaacgggccatgatgacgatggcggttttgttgaaaagaaaagggggaaacgtggggaaaagaaagagagatcagattgttactgtgtctgtgtagaaagaggtagacataggagactccattttgttctgcactaagaaaaattcttctgccttgggatgctgttaatctataaccttacccctaaccctgtgctctctgaaacatgtgctgtgtccactcagggttaaatggattaagggtggtgcaagatgtgctttgttaaacagatgcttgaaggcagcatgctcctggagagtcatcaccactccctaatctcaagtacccagggacacaaacactgtggaaggccgcagggtcctctgcctaggaaaaccagagacctttgttcaagtgtttatctgctgaccttatctccactattgtcctatgaccctgccacatccccctctccaagaaacacccaagaatgatcaataaaattatttaaaaaaataaaaaataaaaaaaagaaattctcattccaaaaaaaaaaaaaaaagaaaagtttgcaAATACTACTGGACTGATGTTTGCCATCTCTTATCTAAAATAGttataataggctgggcacggtggttcatgcctgtaatcccagcactttaggaggcctaggcgggtggatcacttgaggtcaggagttcgaaatcagccaggccaacgtggcaaaaccccgtctccacaaaaaaatacaaaaattagcttggcatagtggtgcatgcctgtggttccagctatgtgggaggctgaggcaggagaatcacttaaatccggaagctagagtttgcagtgagccgagattgcaccgctgcactctagcctcggtgacagagtgagactccatctcaaaaaaaaaaaaagttatataaacaACCACATAGACACAAGAAGAATGCCATGTGACCACACAGGCAAAGTTTGGACTAATACACCTACAAGCCAATCAACTCCAAGAatccatggccacccatggaagGAAGctaggaaaaggcaaggaaggatgCTATCCAGTGTCTCAGAGGGGTTAtggccttgctgacaccttgattttggacttccagcctccagaacagtgagaggatacatttctattgttttaataaaaacaaataactgcACATTGTAAATCCAGTTTgcttttttaatgaatgaaagtACACTCTGAAAGCTACTTCCTTCCAATTACTTATAAGCAGAAATTTTGTTATATCTTTACAGAAATGTCTGAAGAGACTAACATTTTTTATAGTTAACTTTGTTTTTCATATAAACATAAAGTTTTGTGTTAAAAAGGTAACTGAAGGAAAGAATATCATGGCTAGTACCATTATACAAGTAATTTGTAGGCTTTTAACTGAActgttattatttctaatatatacCTCTAGAACAAAACTACATTAACATTATCAACCTGGTTCTTCCCCATTCCAAACTAAGACTTTCCTTCCCAAAGATGGTTTCCTCCCCCAAATCGTGACACAAATTAAGACTTTCTTGCTAAAAAGTTTATCACGCAGGTTCtggttactatttttttttaagattatgagaaattttgtttttacagAATTAAACCCTCTTAACTCATTATATCTGTGATTTATCATTATAAGTTCACATGAAAAAGCTTGTGGAATCAGTCTTTTTCGctcatggacatttatcaaaTTTTTGTTGAGCCACGTTTTGAGGGTGCCCCATATAGATTTTAGGAGCTAAGATGAGGTTTCTTCTTGGGGGATGTTTCGTCTTCtttatcttcctctttttcttcttcatcatcTGGATGATCCACTAAACGAACCACACTGCTACCACTTGGGCTACCTGTTCCAATCGCAGCACAAGCAGAATAAGATGAAGAGAATTTGAAGTCACCAGAAGATGTTCTTTTGGGAGAGTCTACCTTGTCTTCATGTTCTTGGGTTCTTTTAGTCTCCATAAATTCATCGTCATCTTCCAGTGGTGGCATAACTGCTTCTCCTTCTTGGTGGGTTCTTTTGGTCTCCGTAAATTTATCGTCATCTTCCAGTGGTGGCATAACTGCTTCTCCTTCTTGGGTTCTTTTGGTCTCCATAAATTCATCGTCATCTTCCAGTGGTGGCATAACTGCTTCTCCTGCATCTTCCATAAAACATATTTCTTCTTCCAGCCCGACTTCTTCTATGGTACCTCTGAAAACTACTATATTTCGCAGTACAGAATGtaaattcttttgtatttgactttgtctgtctctctctttttcatatttaatctTCAATCCTTTGAATGTCTGAACATATTCAATCGATTCAAGTGTGTTATAAAACTTTTCAACTATATGTGAAACAAGAGACTTGATATTTTCCACTCTTATGTATTCAAATAGCTCAAGAATAGCTGAATTCAACATATTGTACCGAGTTCCATTATCTAGAAGAGCATTTACAACTGGCTCAAAAAGATTTCCCTTGATGATGTAATTATTATAAGCTTCATCATTAAGGCAAATCATCCTTCTCATAAAGCGAAGAACACACAAAATCAGGTGAGTATGCTTTGAATTCATCAATATCAAGGCCTTTCTTAGCAAGTCTTTGTTCAAGATATAGCTTCTTATGTAGAATGTATGATGTTGTATACAAAATGTAAGTAGCTCTAATATCAAAGCAAGCAGTTGTGCTGTTTGATTATCATTGgggcaatttttgcttttgtcatatCCAGCTATATCACAGTTGTGTTCTGAGGTGGCAGCCAAAAGTGGTTCTGTAAATTTATGCATGCAATGTTTGTAGAAGAAATGTAGAAATTCACTTCTTTCACTTTTCTCAGGTGTTGTCAGCATGTTGCGTGGATCAAGTAGAGTATGCAGAACTACCATCAAATGAACAGCACCCCCTAACTCAGGATCAGTATCACAGATCATTTGTTTAATTATTACATTAATGAAAAGGTCACTATCTTTGCACACGTGAGCTTCTGAAATTATAAATTCTCGGATCCTGGATGGACTGTACTCCACTAGATAAGCACATATAACTGCAGCAGCTGACCTTACTTGCAAATCATCCCTGATCATTACGATTTTAAGAGCAGGAAGAACTCCCAACTGTGTCAACGTTTCAAATAGTGTATCCTTGCTTTGAGGCTGTAATGCCTGAGAAAATGAACATAACTCcttgaaaaaaaatagcaattcaCACCGTCTATCATCATGTGTAGTCTCATCCTTTAACTGTGCAAAAACTTCATACAAAAATTTGTGATCTTTCTGCAGCATGCTTACTATCTCAGCCTTgttggagaaaataaaagttgtaagtgtagaaagaaaattatcttcaaaTATGGAAGGCACAGGAAAAAGAATGTCATGAATGTACTGTAATCTGTATGTCTGATGTATTTTTTGCCTAAGTTCAGAGTTAGTTATTGGTATAACTTCCTTGAACTTTGCATCGTTGGTCAAGAAGTCCCTATGCCTTTTTGGCTGATCCAAAGCAGGGTCATACTCAAGGCATCCCACCACATCCATGATACACTCATCAGAAAACATTATCTCAAACAGACATGCCTTGTTGAGGAATAAAATTCCCTTAAtaatttcatacaaatggtgtaAACCTTCAGTATTCTCTAGATTTTCACAAGTGTGGAACAGTTGCAGTAGTTTTGGAATATAAGCCTCATTTTTCAAGATCTCAGCCAGTCTTTCCCTATCCGTAATAGGTGACGACAAAACTGAGGTAACTATGTCAGCAATTTGATCAAGTGTATTGAGTTCACAGTCAGGCAGCAAAACCGTATTACTAATTACTGACATTTCATTAAAGTCTTCCTCTGGTTCATCTGAAATGTTCACTGTGGTTTGGATAGACGGATCCTTACCTTGAACTTGGCAaatttctttccaaatatcctggCAGCCGGCTGGGTCTTGGAATTTTAGCACCAAACCCTGGTTCTCAGCTTCATACCAAACAATTAGCGTCTCTTGGTATTTCCCATAGGGCCTGTCTGGAGGTATCTGTGACCGCAGAATGACTGACCCATCTGAATCTGACCGAACAAGCAGCGACATGCCCTGGAACTGCTCGTCATAGGTGGATGAGATCTGACCGGTGCCTAGATTGTTCCATTCCTCCTCTCCGTTCAGGACATAGACTTTTACACTGTACCTCAGGCCTGCCATAGCGTCCTCTGGCCTCGCCACGTCAGGTCTGTTCTCCACGGCACTGCTTCCGGTACAGCATGGAAGCCGCCGTTATTTTCACAACGATGGTGGCCGAGAGGGCACGCCTGATAGAAGACTGCCAATCAATAGTGGCTAGAGGGGCGGAGCCAAGGTTCTGGAGAGGCTAGAGGGCGGCAGGGTTCCCTCCTGTTCCCTCTGGAGGCCGTGTTACCTCTCACTTTCCCCCACGTCAAGCACACTGAATCTTCTCTCCATTGCCCCCCAACACCCCATCCCCTACTGTCTCTTAAAAGCGAgtctcaggccaggcgcggtgcgctcagacctgtaatcccagcacagcactttgggacgccgaggcgggtggatcacaggaggtcaggaggtcgagacgaGCCTGGATAAagaggtaaaaccctgtctctactaaaaatacaaaaattagctgggcgtggtggcgggtgcccataatcccagccactcgagaggctgaggcaggagaatgctttgaacccaggaggcagaggatgcaatgagccgagatcgcaccattatactccagcctgggcaacaagagtaggacttagtctcaaaaaaaaaaaaaaaaaaaaaaaaaagcgagtcTCTTGGACTGTTCTCCATTGTCTAGAAAAATGTCGCTCTGGCAGGAATCTTGTGATTTCCCCAGAATTCTGCCCCAAAAGATTGTGCCTATGTAACCATTACTATACTTGTTAAAAGGAGCTGCCACCCAGCTTACAAATGGAAGCCTAGAAATtagaatatgatttttttataaagggttttgtttctctgaaacattttctctcatCAGGTATTTGGGAATGGAAACTTAGGAACTTTGATAAAAGAAACTGTAATCACCTGTGTCCTGACAAAGTTCCTATTTCACATTCTATGTCAAGAAAAGGCTGGTCCAAAAAAGCAGCAGGAGCAAGTGGCCTATAGACCATTAGCAAAAATCAGAGAAATGGTATTCAATCTTCCCAATAAGGCTTGGCATGAATCTGTATCATTCACTTAGACATCCTTTGGGGAGGATTGTTTTAAGAAGGAGTTGGTTAACTCCTCTGGTCTGTTAGCTCATCCTAAAGCTCTATCTTTTAGCACAATGGGGAAAACATTTCCCCAAATTTTCCCACTCCATAAGGACACTCGTCATTCGTAGGTAAGGACTGGGCCAGAGGAAAACTGTGAGTTGAAATTAGCCGAGAGAGTATTGGCCATCACagatcaattattttcttttcttaataatgataataataaccacAACAACTAATAATACTTGATTACTTATTATTATGAAGAAAGGTAATAACATAACTGATCAAGTCTAATAATACTTGAATGCTTATTATGTTCAAGACACTGACAAGAATGTTGGAGTTACTTTCTTACTTAGTTTACATAATGATCCAATGATATAGGAGTATTAGTAATCTTTTTAGGATCAGGAAATAAacttagagaagttaaataaattgCCAAAGGTCACACACTAATAAGTTGAGGAACTCTGTGTTCAACATGTCTTTCTGCTTCCAAAATTGGTTTTCTCAGCCATTGAACTATGCTATCCCCTTCTTTTCTTGGCCGTCATTACACTTTATTTCACATTTCTTCCATCTATATAATTTGTAATCAACATAAAATTATCAAGACAAGATGGAAGTCACGCACTTCCTCCTTTAGATCCACATCTGTGTATAGCCAACTGAAAAATAGAAGCTTGGATATGGCAACtctgttaaatataattttaatagtaGCCAAGTTGATTTTTGATGTAGCAGCaagttttgcagttttttttttaaaatatatttttccaaaacATTAACCCTGTTATTGCAAGGGAAAGCTAAGAATTGGGGCACATCAAGCACATTTGGACTTGAAGAGTACCATTTGTAGCAATCACTTCATTTTACATAGCACTGGAGATATGTGATAATTctcaagtagaaaagaaaaatttccacaCACCTCTTTTGCAATGTGGCCTACAGTAGAGTATAGTTCAAGAATATTACTTATGACAGTACAGCTAAGGCACTTGGGGAATTGAATACAAAATGACAATTATTTCATGGGAAAATTTAAGTCAATGCCAGGAGACTGCTGGTTTAGAAGCATctacaaattataaataatatttaaacataaaattaataaatgacatATGAGAATGATATGTGTACTAAACAAATCTTCTTTCAACACGACAGTATGTGCAAATACACAATATTAATACTGACATGTATGCTAatggtctaattttttttctctgctgtgTTTATATTGAAGTCTCTATCAAAATCAATTATAATACTGTCAATCCCTCGAATATGCCTTCAAGTTCCATTCTCTGAGAGGCATTCAGCACAAatctctgtgtcctcacaatTTCGTCACTGGGAGTTTCCCTTAGGCCAACTAAGGTTCCTTCATCTTAATTAGGTTAACTAAAGTCTCTACAATCTAAAAGTCTCATATTCACATTTCTTAGTGCTATTTCTGCAGTAGTTTCTTTCAGTTCCTGTCTTTATTTGGTGCAATAAGTAGAGCAATGTCCTGTTTTCTTCATCagttaacattattattttttatttttactgttttcttaCAGGGAGCAaagtaataagaataaaatattctaGGAGCTGTGTAAATcctttaaatatacattatttactttttcatttagtCCTCATAAAAAGTGAcctaagaaaaatattattactaCCTTATTAGAGAGGAAAAAGCTTCAAACATTTGAACATTTGGTTCAAACCCCTGTCGTAAGTGATGATGCCAGAACTTGAAACCAGTTCTTTTATAGTTCCAACTCTGCACTTTGCTCTTCCCAATATGCAGTGCTCTCTCTCAGACAGCATATAAATTCTTATAGCAGATGTTTACaacaatgtaatttttattcCAACTATGACTGTTATTTGgtgtttcttcattttattatgtgaagaaaaatatttgaggccagttcaaaataaaaatgtgcagaTTGAGTCTTAAGATTAAGAATTCCTCTTTGGTTTTGCATGCTTGCCCCTCTCACATTTCCTCCCCATGACCATAGGGTAGTAAGATTTAGTTCTTCATGACTCTGTTCTGAAAATAAATAGTTATACAAAGGGATCTTGTAATTCATCCACATCTTAAGACCACTAGGGTTTAAtttttacacttgatcttagccaaaagtcCAAGAAGTGATgggtttaatttttatatttccagagttctttagaaaacaaaaaaaggaatgagtcACACATTTCTGAATTTTAGGTACAGTAAAATCCTATGAAATGTTTATACAGTCACGAGCCACATAAAGACATCTAGGTCAACAGTGGACCGCATATATGGCattggtcccataagattatagtgGAActtaaaaattcctatcacctagctGTCATAACATTGCAGCCCAATGCATTGCCttgtctatgtttagatatgtttagatacataaattttACCATTGTGTTGTAAccgcc
The Gorilla gorilla gorilla isolate KB3781 chromosome X, NHGRI_mGorGor1-v2.1_pri, whole genome shotgun sequence genome window above contains:
- the PPP4R3C gene encoding protein PPP4R3C — protein: MAGLRYSVKVYVLNGEEEWNNLGTGQISSTYDEQFQGMSLLVRSDSDGSVILRSQIPPDRPYGKYQETLIVWYEAENQGLVLKFQDPAGCQDIWKEICQVQGKDPSIQTTVNISDEPEEDFNEMSVISNTVLLPDCELNTLDQIADIVTSVLSSPITDRERLAEILKNEAYIPKLLQLFHTCENLENTEGLHHLYEIIKGILFLNKACLFEIMFSDECIMDVVGCLEYDPALDQPKRHRDFLTNDAKFKEVIPITNSELRQKIHQTYRLQYIHDILFPVPSIFEDNFLSTLTTFIFSNKAEIVSMLQKDHKFLYEVFAQLKDETTHDDRRCELLFFFKELCSFSQALQPQSKDTLFETLTQLGVLPALKIVMIRDDLQVRSAAAVICAYLVEYSPSRIREFIISEAHVCKDSDLFINVIIKQMICDTDPELGGAVHLMVVLHTLLDPRNMLTTPEKSERSEFLHFFYKHCMHKFTEPLLAATSEHNCDIAGYDKSKNCPNDNQTAQLLALILELLTFCIQHHTFYIRSYILNKDLLRKALILMNSKHTHLILCVLRFMRRMICLNDEAYNNYIIKGNLFEPVVNALLDNGTRYNMLNSAILELFEYIRVENIKSLVSHIVEKFYNTLESIEYVQTFKGLKIKYEKERDRQSQIQKNLHSVLRNIVVFRGTIEEVGLEEEICFMEDAGEAVMPPLEDDDEFMETKRTQEGEAVMPPLEDDDKFTETKRTHQEGEAVMPPLEDDDEFMETKRTQEHEDKVDSPKRTSSGDFKFSSSYSACAAIGTGSPSGSSVVRLVDHPDDEEEKEEDKEDETSPKKKPHLSS